The following proteins come from a genomic window of Salinivibrio kushneri:
- the viaA gene encoding ATPase RavA stimulator ViaA, producing MLSAESLNMGLMLAESGLLDAAMTELMSHPQLLVLTERSPAIKRAVKKQLHRWRGQTKRKLVQQGLSASLKQEIQYYELATEKTARTFEKEIDTLLSQLKSVSSFYPQAEKLAAHQAQHADPMFQSYFCNKWHAHLKAEIQKNQSDSVEAQKQKLLEDLYRRISTYQQMDGVDQSGDISKVGRLWDMAASSLSQQDVTLLKRFIAFLEKNPELQAIAEQLGRMANQVNLSGPSQQPTETLKTKPERQVDVPDDITGICQSDRVDRLLPNEAVLLADPALEVVFYKQLVDKQLLNYQFSGKAYRRKKVETQAPSQSKPEKKKGPFIIAVDASGSMSGFPEQCAKALAYVLMRIAATEHRDCYVMLFSTDHISYELTGERGLQEAMSFLSYRFHGGTDMTPVIDKAINLMESDRYQNADLVVVSDFIAPKQSDAMINKVEALKANHNRFHAVSLSKYGNPSLMAMFDHCWRYQPSLGGRLLSQWWPGKSFTTQK from the coding sequence AACAGCTTCACCGCTGGCGTGGGCAAACAAAACGCAAACTGGTACAGCAAGGGTTGTCAGCTTCCCTGAAGCAAGAAATTCAATACTACGAGCTGGCCACCGAAAAAACCGCGCGCACGTTTGAAAAAGAGATTGATACTCTACTGAGCCAATTAAAATCGGTTTCTTCGTTCTATCCGCAGGCGGAAAAGCTCGCCGCCCATCAAGCTCAGCACGCCGACCCTATGTTTCAGTCGTACTTTTGCAATAAATGGCACGCGCATTTAAAGGCGGAAATACAAAAAAATCAGTCCGACAGTGTTGAGGCGCAAAAACAAAAGCTCTTGGAAGATTTGTACCGCCGGATTTCAACCTATCAGCAAATGGATGGCGTTGACCAGTCGGGCGATATCAGCAAAGTAGGGCGGCTGTGGGATATGGCGGCGAGCTCTCTCTCTCAGCAAGACGTCACCTTGCTTAAGCGGTTTATTGCTTTTCTAGAGAAAAACCCAGAGCTTCAGGCAATCGCGGAACAACTCGGGCGCATGGCCAATCAGGTGAATCTTTCTGGGCCAAGCCAACAGCCCACTGAAACACTGAAAACCAAACCAGAGCGTCAGGTGGATGTGCCGGACGATATCACGGGGATTTGCCAAAGTGATCGGGTTGATCGCTTGTTGCCCAATGAAGCGGTGTTGCTCGCGGATCCGGCGCTTGAAGTGGTGTTTTACAAGCAATTGGTAGACAAACAGCTCCTCAACTATCAGTTTTCCGGTAAGGCCTATCGCCGTAAAAAAGTCGAGACACAGGCGCCGAGTCAATCTAAGCCTGAAAAAAAGAAAGGGCCGTTTATCATTGCGGTGGATGCCTCAGGTTCGATGAGCGGTTTTCCAGAGCAGTGTGCTAAAGCCCTCGCGTACGTGTTGATGCGAATTGCCGCTACTGAGCATCGAGACTGTTACGTGATGCTCTTTTCCACTGACCATATTAGCTATGAGTTAACCGGTGAACGTGGTTTACAAGAAGCGATGAGCTTTCTGTCTTACCGGTTTCACGGTGGCACGGATATGACGCCAGTCATTGATAAAGCGATCAATCTGATGGAAAGCGATCGCTATCAAAACGCGGATCTAGTGGTCGTGTCGGACTTTATCGCGCCTAAGCAATCGGATGCGATGATCAACAAGGTTGAGGCGCTCAAAGCCAACCATAATCGCTTTCATGCCGTGAGCTTGTCTAAGTATGGCAATCCAAGCCTAATGGCTATGTTTGATCACTGCTGGCGATATCAGCCGTCACTCGGTGGCAGGTTGCTTAGTCAGTGGTGGCCGGGTAAATCATTTACAACGCAGAAGTAG
- a CDS encoding EamA family transporter, with translation MNIKSVLLALLVVLIWGVNFSVIKVGLETLPPILFSGLRFFIVALPAVFFIPRPKVKLWQLFAVGLSLGVIKFSLLFIAMQDDASAGIASLLLQSQVIFTIALSALLLKEHITVPQRIGLVVAFAGFGLFFVTSTGSATFTGVAMIVAAGFFWAIANMVMKQMPGVNLMHFMVWVSLIPPLPLFALSYWFESHQPLALLQATPLSGWISIAYVGYLSTLVAFAIWGWLLNQHTSASVTPFALLIPIVGMAAASIGLGETLSMIEWIGAALIVTGLSLSVLGRRIGRWLGLKARARPTSAL, from the coding sequence ATGAACATTAAAAGCGTTCTACTCGCTTTATTGGTGGTGCTAATTTGGGGCGTCAACTTTTCCGTCATTAAAGTTGGGCTGGAAACCCTACCACCCATTTTGTTCTCAGGGTTACGATTTTTTATCGTCGCCTTGCCGGCGGTATTTTTTATTCCGCGTCCTAAGGTAAAACTCTGGCAACTATTCGCCGTAGGACTGAGCCTGGGCGTAATTAAATTTAGTTTGCTGTTTATCGCCATGCAAGACGATGCCTCAGCGGGTATCGCCTCGTTGCTGTTACAATCACAAGTTATTTTTACCATTGCGCTAAGCGCACTGCTCCTTAAAGAGCATATTACCGTGCCACAACGCATCGGGCTTGTTGTTGCCTTTGCCGGCTTTGGGCTCTTCTTCGTCACTTCAACGGGGAGCGCGACATTCACCGGCGTAGCGATGATTGTTGCCGCTGGCTTTTTCTGGGCAATTGCCAACATGGTGATGAAACAAATGCCAGGCGTTAACCTGATGCATTTTATGGTTTGGGTGAGCTTAATCCCACCGCTACCCCTGTTTGCTCTCTCGTATTGGTTTGAAAGTCACCAACCTCTTGCGCTGTTACAAGCGACACCGTTATCCGGATGGATATCAATAGCTTATGTGGGTTACTTATCTACACTGGTAGCGTTCGCCATCTGGGGCTGGTTGCTGAACCAGCACACTTCGGCCTCGGTCACCCCGTTCGCGCTACTGATCCCGATTGTCGGCATGGCGGCCGCATCGATAGGGTTAGGAGAAACCTTATCGATGATTGAGTGGATCGGGGCGGCCTTGATTGTTACTGGCTTAAGTCTGTCTGTGTTGGGTCGACGCATTGGCCGCTGGTTGGGATTAAAAGCGCGTGCCAGACCTACTTCTGCGTTGTAA